AGGACGGCGCAAACTCGTCGGCGGCCAGGAGGACATGATCGTCGACATCGCCCTGGACCTCACCGCCAACCGTTGACCCGGGTGGAGCCGGGGCCGCGGCGGTCAGGGGTCGGGGGGCGGGGCGTTACGCATGGACAGCCGGAGGCGGTCCTCCGGTAGGTCCTCGGCGGGGCCGCGCGGCCATGGGCGGGCCCAGCCGCCGAGTTCGAGCACTCGGTCGAGTAGGCCGCCGGTGAAGCCCCAGACGAGCATGTCGCGCACCCGGAACGCCGGGCCGATGTGCCCGCGCGGGTGCCGTACCCGCAACCGGTTGGCCGGGTCGACCAGCTCGGCGATCGGTACGCGCGCCACCGCGGCGGTCTCGACCGGGTCGGCGGCGTACACCTCGCTCGGCCGCCGCCACCAGCCGATGACCGGGGTGACCACGAAGCCGCTGACCGACACGTGCAGCTTGGGCAGATGCGCCAGCACGTCCACGCCTGCGGGGTCGAGCCCGGTCTCCTCCGCGGCTTCCCGCACGGCCGCGGCCGCCGGCCCGTCGTCGCCGGGGTCGATCGCGCCGCCGGGGAACGCCGGCTGACCGGCGTGCGACCGCAGGCCGTCGCTGCGCTGCACGAGCAGTACGTCGGGACCGGCCGGACCGTACCCGAACAGGATGAGCACGGCCGCCTGCCGACCGCCCCCGTCCTGCGGTGCGTGCCTGTTCAGCTGGTCAGGGAGGGTGTCGTGCGCCGCGGCGAGCAGCTGGTGCAGCCAGGCCGGCGCCGCGTGTACGGCATCACCGCACGTCATGCGCGCATCCCCAGGTGTTCCTCCACGTCGTCGGTCAACTCCCCGTAGGTCTCGTACGGCCCGATCTTGCGGTGGGTGACGGTGCCCCGCCGGTCCACGAACAGCGTGATCGGCAGGCCGTTGCCCGCTCGCGCGGCGGCCATCGTGCGGCCCTTCTGGTCGTACAGCGACGGGTAACGCAGCCCGCGGTCGCCGGCGAACGCGAGCGCGGCGTCGCGGCTGCGGTCCTTCGAGTCGACACCCATCACGGTCACCTGCTTACCAGCCGCGTGCAGCCGCTGGAACAACGGCGCCTCGGCGCGGCAGGGCTCGCACCAGGTCGCCCACAGGTTCAGCACCAGCGGTCCGCGCAGGCCGCGCAACGACACTGCCGGCCCGTCACCCAGGCACGGCAGCGTGACTGCCGGGAGCGCGTCGTCCCCGGTGGCCGGCTCGTCGGCCACCTCGGGGCAGCGCTGTAGGTCCGCCTTCGCCAGCAGACTGGGATCGGCGGACGCCGCCGCCGGCGTACGCCGCGGCCGCTGCTCGTCGCCGCCGCACCCGGCGAGCACCGCGGCCGCCGCTGCGACCACCGCCAGGCAGGTACGCCAGCGTCGCACCGTCACGGAGCCATCTGCGAGGGGGACTTCAGCAGCTTCGCGGCACGCGTCGGGTCGGTCTCGCCCTCGCCGTACGCGGGGCAGAGCGCGGCGATGGCGCAGGCGCCGCACGCCGGCTTCCGTGCGTGGCAGGCGCGCCGGCCGTGCCAGATCAGCCGGTGCGACAGCATCGTCCACTCCTTGCGCGGGATGAGCGCCGCGACCTCGTGCTCGATCTTCACCGGGTCGGTCTCCGTGGTCCAGCCGAACCTGCGGGTCAACCGCGCGAAGTGCGTGTCCACGGTCAGGCCTGGCACGTCGAACGCGTTGCCGAGCACGACGTTCGCCGTCTTCCTGCCCACGCCGGGCAGCTTCACCAGCTGGTCGAGCTTGCCCGGCACCTCCCCGCCGTGCTCCGCCACCAGCGCGTTGCCGAGGCCGATGATGGACTTGGTCTTGGCCCGGAAGAAGCCGGTCGACTTGATCAGCTCCTCCATCTCCTCCGGGTTCGCGGCCGCGTAGTCCTCCGCCGACGGGTACCTCGCGAACAGCTTCGGCGTGACTTCGTTCACCCGCTTGTCCGTGCACTGCGCGGACAGGATGGTGGCGACGAGCAGCTCGAGCGGGCTGCGGAAATCCAACTCACAGTGCGCGTCTGGATACAACTCGGCCAGCTCGCGGTTGATCCTGCGAGCCCGTCGTACGCGGGCAAGACGTGTCTCACCTGCGAATTTGCTGCGCTTCGCGGGAGACTTGACCAGCGGTTCAGGCGAGGTTTTCTGTGCCACACCGATACCCTACGTTTTTGGTGAGACGGCCCGCGTTGGCGGCAGCTACCCGGAACGTACCGGTACGAGGTGTCCTGCGCGGAGCATGGCACCGGCCTGATGGGAAACTTGGATCATCGATGGCGGATGAGGAGGCACGCAGGGTGGACATCGAGACACTGCGCCGTGCTCCGCTGTTCGCCGGCTTGGACGACGACGGTGCCGGCGAGCTGCTCAGCAAACTGTCCTCAGCACGGGTGCAGCGTGGCGACACCCTGTTCCGGGAGGGGACCGACGGCGACAAGGTCTATGTCGTGCTCACCGGCAAGATGAAGCTCGTCAAGGCGTCGGCGGACGGCAGGGAGAACCTGCTGGCCGTCATCGGCCCCGGCGAGATGTTCGGTGAGTTGTCCCTGTTCGACCCGATCCCACGTACGTCCTCCGCGGTCGCAATCTCGGACAGCGAGCTGGCTGCCCTGTCGCACAAGGAGCTGCGGCCGTGGATCAGCGCCCACCCGGACGTGGCCATGCACCTGCTCCGCGCCCTTGCGCAGCGGCTGCGCCGTACCAACGAGCTGATGGCCGACCTGGTGTTCACCGACGTACCCGGCCGGGTGGCGCGCCAGCTGCTCGTGCTGTCGAGGAAGTTCGGCCGGGCGTCCGCGGAAGGCATCCACGTCGAGCACGACCTCACCCAGGAGGAGCTGGCCCAGCTGGTCGGCGCATCCAGGGAGACGGTGAACAAGGCGCTCGCCGACTTCGCCAACCGCGGCTGGCTACGCATCGAGCCCCGCGCGGTCATCCTGCTCGACGAGGAGCGCCTCAGCCGCCGCGCCCGGGTCTGACGGGCTAGGTACCCGCTTCGCACACGCACCTACGGCACGTCTCGCGCGGACGCGGCAACACACCGACGCGAGCAGGCCCGAGCCGTACCTCCGGCTCGCTCCTCAGCTCCCTCGCTTCAGAGCTCCCCGCGGGCCCGCAGGTAGTCGAGCTGGGCGTTGACGGACTGCTCGGCCGCCGGCCAGACCCGCTGGTCGACTTCGGCGTACACCGACCGCACCACGTCCATCGCGGTGCGGTGACCGGCCGCTACCGCCGCCCGCACCTGGTCCAGCCGTTCCGCGCGGTGTGCCAGGTACCCGTCGAGCACCGCGGCCGGGTCGGCGAGCATCGGCCCGTGTGCGGGCAGCAACGTCGTCACCGCCTGCGCGGTCACCAGCTCGCGCAGCCGGTGCAGGGAGCCGAGGTACGCGCCGAGGTCGCCGTCCGGGTGCGTGACGACGGTCGTGCCGCGTCCGAGCACGGTGTCACCGGTGAGCACGGCGGCGTCGGCGGGCAGGTGGTAGCTGACCGAGTCCGTGGTGTGCCCAGGGGTCGCCAGCACGTCGATGACCAGCCCCGCCACGTCGATGCGCTCGCCGTCGGCCAACGGTTCGCCGCCCGCGCACAGCTGCGGGTCGGCGGCACGTAGTGGCGCACCGACCAGCTCCGCGAAGCGGGCCGCGCCCTCGGAGTGGTCCAGGTGCCCGTGGGTGAGCAGGACGACCGCGACCCGGCGGCCGTCGCGCGTGGCCTGCTCCGCGGCCCGCTGCAGGTGGCCGTCGTCCGCCGGGCCGGGGTCGACGACCACCGCCTCGGTGGCGCCGGGCTCGGCCAGCACGAACGTGTTGGTGCCGTCCAGGGTCATCGGCGACGGGTTGGGCGCGAGCACGCACTGCGCCCTGGCAGTGCCG
The Streptosporangiales bacterium DNA segment above includes these coding regions:
- a CDS encoding redoxin domain-containing protein; translation: MDDAVAPADLARPARLPRTEAGVRRLRHRRALPRVRRGRDRPDACREAAEVPLADGSVTVRRWRTCLAVVAAAAAVLAGCGGDEQRPRRTPAAASADPSLLAKADLQRCPEVADEPATGDDALPAVTLPCLGDGPAVSLRGLRGPLVLNLWATWCEPCRAEAPLFQRLHAAGKQVTVMGVDSKDRSRDAALAFAGDRGLRYPSLYDQKGRTMAAARAGNGLPITLFVDRRGTVTHRKIGPYETYGELTDDVEEHLGMRA
- a CDS encoding NUDIX domain-containing protein yields the protein MTCGDAVHAAPAWLHQLLAAAHDTLPDQLNRHAPQDGGGRQAAVLILFGYGPAGPDVLLVQRSDGLRSHAGQPAFPGGAIDPGDDGPAAAAVREAAEETGLDPAGVDVLAHLPKLHVSVSGFVVTPVIGWWRRPSEVYAADPVETAAVARVPIAELVDPANRLRVRHPRGHIGPAFRVRDMLVWGFTGGLLDRVLELGGWARPWPRGPAEDLPEDRLRLSMRNAPPPDP
- the nth gene encoding endonuclease III, with translation MGVAQKTSPEPLVKSPAKRSKFAGETRLARVRRARRINRELAELYPDAHCELDFRSPLELLVATILSAQCTDKRVNEVTPKLFARYPSAEDYAAANPEEMEELIKSTGFFRAKTKSIIGLGNALVAEHGGEVPGKLDQLVKLPGVGRKTANVVLGNAFDVPGLTVDTHFARLTRRFGWTTETDPVKIEHEVAALIPRKEWTMLSHRLIWHGRRACHARKPACGACAIAALCPAYGEGETDPTRAAKLLKSPSQMAP
- a CDS encoding cyclic nucleotide-binding domain-containing protein encodes the protein MADEEARRVDIETLRRAPLFAGLDDDGAGELLSKLSSARVQRGDTLFREGTDGDKVYVVLTGKMKLVKASADGRENLLAVIGPGEMFGELSLFDPIPRTSSAVAISDSELAALSHKELRPWISAHPDVAMHLLRALAQRLRRTNELMADLVFTDVPGRVARQLLVLSRKFGRASAEGIHVEHDLTQEELAQLVGASRETVNKALADFANRGWLRIEPRAVILLDEERLSRRARV
- a CDS encoding MBL fold metallo-hydrolase, producing MGIDGAGTARAQCVLAPNPSPMTLDGTNTFVLAEPGATEAVVVDPGPADDGHLQRAAEQATRDGRRVAVVLLTHGHLDHSEGAARFAELVGAPLRAADPQLCAGGEPLADGERIDVAGLVIDVLATPGHTTDSVSYHLPADAAVLTGDTVLGRGTTVVTHPDGDLGAYLGSLHRLRELVTAQAVTTLLPAHGPMLADPAAVLDGYLAHRAERLDQVRAAVAAGHRTAMDVVRSVYAEVDQRVWPAAEQSVNAQLDYLRARGEL